In Castanea sativa cultivar Marrone di Chiusa Pesio chromosome 6, ASM4071231v1, a single window of DNA contains:
- the LOC142637918 gene encoding serine/threonine-protein kinase ZRK1-like, with protein MRWSWFMPYHIFIKRIEERKERERAFYENGSLLLEKLIVCCNAKPIPIRTFSPQQLLLATNNFSSGLLGYYWGIWYKGSLEGRIVLIKHLYGWADLAINDLVISAQMSGHSNVLKPIGCCLHTPFPISVFEYAANGFLADRIYVSRVTERQHQPMVWERRLKIARQIAHALSYLHTAFPRPVLHMSIHMRSILLDERDVPKLSDFYFSVSIPEGEADVEAHRGFYFNAPEFTASRKVTEKFDVYCFGQLLVHLRICYKNIVDITFL; from the coding sequence ATGCGCTGGAGTTGGTTCATGCCATATCATATCTTTATTAAAAGAATagaggaaagaaaggaaagagagagagcgtTTTATGAGAATGGAAGCCTGTTACTTGAGAAGCTGATTGTGTGTTGCAATGCCAAGCCTATTCCCATCCGTACCTTCTCCCCTCAACAGCTCCTCCTAGCAACCAACAACTTTTCTTCTGGACTTCTGGGGTATTATTGGGGCATTTGGTACAAGGGTTCTCTTGAAGGACGAATTGTTCTCATTAAGCATTTATATGGTTGGGCCGATTTAGCCATCAATGATTTAGTGATTTCTGCACAAATGAGTGGTCACAGCAATGTATTAAAGCCCATAGGCTGTTGTCTCCACACTCCATTTCCCATTTCAGTGTTTGAATATGCCGCCAATGGTTTCCTTGCAGATCGAATTTATGTCTCCCGAGTTACTGAACGACAACATCAGCCGATGGTGTGGGAGAGAAGGTTAAAGATTGCGAGGCAGATTGCTCATGCTCTTTCTTATCTCCATACTGCCTTCCCAAGACCTGTCCTCCACATGTCTATACATATGCGCAGTATCTTATTAGATGAACGTGATGTTCCCAAATTGTCCgacttttatttttctgtatCAATTCCCGAAGGTGAAGCTGACGTGGAAGCGCATAGGGGCTTTTATTTCAACGCTCCAGAGTTTACAGCATCAAGAAAAGTAACAGAGAAATTTGATGTATATTGCTTCGGTCAGCTTCTTGTACATCttaggatttgttataaaaatattgtagatataacatttctctaa